One region of Sphingomonas abietis genomic DNA includes:
- a CDS encoding TrbC/VirB2 family protein, which yields MIPTSAFAAGTGMPWEQPLQQILDSVQGPVAKIVAVLIIVSTGLALAFGETSGGFRKLIQIVFGLSIAFAASSFFLSFFSFGGGALVA from the coding sequence ATGATCCCCACGAGTGCCTTTGCAGCTGGCACCGGCATGCCGTGGGAGCAGCCGCTCCAGCAAATTCTGGACAGCGTGCAGGGGCCGGTCGCCAAAATTGTCGCGGTCCTCATCATTGTCAGCACCGGCCTGGCGCTCGCCTTCGGCGAAACGTCTGGTGGATTCCGCAAGCTGATCCAGATCGTCTTCGGCCTCTCGATCGCCTTCGCCGCGTCGAGCTTCTTTCTGAGCTTCTTCAGCTTCGGTGGCGGGGCGCTGGTCGCATGA
- a CDS encoding ribbon-helix-helix domain-containing protein: protein MKPRHHVYLDDEISGQLDALAAHPGTSKSAIVADALRSHFRRRGMREVDDLLKIRLDRISTDQRRAARDMEVLLESLSLFIRYQFSLTAQIPEPDAAARAIGRDRFEKFIDQVGRHIANGDRRAANPAGESAR, encoded by the coding sequence ATGAAACCCCGCCATCATGTCTATCTCGACGACGAAATCAGCGGCCAGCTCGACGCGCTGGCGGCGCATCCGGGCACGTCCAAATCGGCGATCGTCGCGGATGCGCTGCGCTCCCATTTCCGTCGCCGCGGCATGCGCGAAGTCGATGACCTGCTTAAGATTCGTCTCGATCGCATCTCAACGGATCAGCGCCGCGCCGCCCGCGACATGGAGGTGCTGCTGGAAAGCCTGTCTCTGTTCATCCGCTACCAGTTCAGTCTGACCGCCCAGATCCCCGAACCCGATGCTGCGGCTCGGGCAATCGGACGGGACCGGTTTGAAAAATTCATCGATCAGGTCGGTCGTCACATAGCGAATGGCGATCGCCGCGCAGCCAACCCGGCCGGGGAGAGCGCGCGATGA
- a CDS encoding LA2681 family HEPN domain-containing protein: protein MSEPTIDGLDDDEALQLIAEQINAAGDHGDMALASTGLALADALEARGVPGEDLAVLDYFRANAWDARYRQRLGDRARVWDWDQPEVREQIFLLRKALNNPTFDTLHPMYRCQILTNLANRFDKIGRFVEAQAIWTRALGIDPNFWMARANRGNGLMYYVGALYDPGHQSVLALHAHHDLTDAVEQISRFPELGDVRLAPQFASHAGQIASHFDLEAVRTHHDPEGWSLGETPEEQSYRRWSLQRVLFLNPLNDVERKPVAAQDILGLPSFTLDLDSPPIVIGMANELKQGFASARWLLYEGTHSDAVHFSDRDVLLFNTLDYPAHGLSVEKVKLAFRMAYSTLDKIAYFLNFYFELGIPEKKVSFRTIWREKENAPVRDVFVQSENWPWRGLFWLGKDLFDEDMRETTEPDARALAELRNHLEHKYVKVHDMGPPRGSPGDPFFDSLAHAISRTDLEQRTLKLLQLVRAALIYLLLGMHRNERARAKGRTGRLGAMPLDAWRDEWKR from the coding sequence TTGTCCGAACCCACTATTGACGGCCTCGACGATGACGAGGCGCTCCAGCTGATCGCCGAGCAGATCAACGCTGCTGGCGATCATGGCGATATGGCGCTGGCCTCCACTGGCCTGGCGCTGGCCGATGCACTTGAGGCGCGCGGCGTGCCGGGCGAGGATCTCGCCGTGCTCGACTATTTCCGGGCCAACGCCTGGGATGCTCGTTACCGGCAGCGCCTCGGCGACCGGGCACGCGTCTGGGACTGGGATCAGCCCGAAGTGCGCGAGCAGATTTTCTTGCTGCGCAAGGCGCTCAACAATCCGACTTTCGACACGCTGCACCCGATGTATCGCTGCCAGATCCTCACCAACCTCGCCAACCGGTTCGACAAGATCGGGCGGTTCGTCGAGGCGCAGGCGATCTGGACTCGCGCGCTCGGCATCGATCCCAATTTCTGGATGGCGCGCGCCAATCGCGGCAACGGTCTCATGTACTATGTCGGCGCGCTCTACGATCCCGGTCACCAGAGCGTGCTGGCACTTCATGCCCACCACGATCTCACCGACGCCGTCGAGCAGATTTCCCGTTTTCCCGAATTGGGCGACGTTCGCCTGGCGCCGCAATTCGCCAGCCATGCGGGGCAGATAGCGAGCCACTTCGACCTCGAGGCCGTTCGCACGCATCACGATCCGGAAGGCTGGAGCCTAGGCGAGACGCCCGAGGAGCAGAGCTATCGCCGCTGGTCCCTGCAGCGCGTGCTGTTCCTCAACCCACTCAATGATGTCGAGCGCAAACCCGTCGCCGCTCAGGACATACTCGGGCTTCCCAGCTTCACGCTCGATCTCGATTCACCCCCGATCGTCATCGGCATGGCCAATGAGCTGAAGCAGGGCTTCGCTTCGGCGCGCTGGCTTCTCTACGAAGGCACGCACAGCGATGCCGTGCATTTTTCCGACCGGGACGTGCTCCTCTTCAACACCCTCGATTACCCAGCCCATGGCCTGTCGGTCGAGAAAGTAAAACTCGCCTTCCGCATGGCTTATTCGACCCTCGACAAGATCGCCTATTTCCTCAACTTCTACTTCGAGCTCGGCATCCCCGAGAAGAAGGTGAGCTTCCGCACGATCTGGCGCGAAAAGGAGAATGCGCCGGTTCGCGATGTGTTCGTACAGTCGGAGAATTGGCCGTGGCGCGGGCTGTTCTGGCTCGGCAAGGACCTGTTCGACGAGGATATGCGCGAGACTACCGAGCCCGATGCACGGGCGCTTGCCGAATTGCGGAATCATCTCGAGCACAAATATGTGAAAGTCCACGACATGGGCCCGCCGCGCGGAAGCCCGGGCGATCCATTCTTCGACAGCCTGGCCCATGCGATATCGCGGACCGATCTCGAGCAGCGCACGCTCAAGCTGCTCCAGCTGGTCCGCGCGGCGCTCATCTATCTGCTCCTCGGCATGCACCGCAACGAGCGCGCGCGGGCGAAGGGCAGGACCGGGCGCCTTGGCGCCATGCCCCTCGATGCGTGGCGAGACGAGTGGAAGCGCTGA
- a CDS encoding VirB3 family type IV secretion system protein, with the protein MTGAPPIGDNPVAGFEVPLHRALTEPILLGGAPHGIAIINGTLAAAMGLGLQQWIAGVLLWVAGHSLAVFAAKRDPDFAPVVVRHLRHKVWLSC; encoded by the coding sequence ATGACGGGCGCCCCTCCCATTGGCGACAATCCTGTCGCAGGCTTCGAGGTGCCGCTGCACCGCGCGTTGACCGAACCGATCCTGCTCGGGGGCGCTCCGCACGGCATCGCGATCATCAACGGCACGCTCGCCGCGGCAATGGGACTTGGCCTCCAGCAATGGATCGCCGGCGTATTGCTCTGGGTCGCCGGCCACAGCTTGGCGGTGTTTGCCGCCAAACGGGATCCTGACTTCGCACCCGTCGTCGTCCGTCACCTCCGGCACAAGGTGTGGCTGTCATGTTGA
- the trbB gene encoding P-type conjugative transfer ATPase TrbB produces the protein MSGPEHPESRNRRRAMLRTAMGPAIGAALADSRVIEIMVNPDGALCLDLFGEGRVDTGIRMAPAEVERIIRLVASHVRIEVHTGQPIVSAELPESGERFEGVLPPVSPAPCFAIRKPAARIHTLLDYVADGIMTADVARLLSIAVVERRNIVVAGGTSSGKTTLANALLAEMAHLGERVVLIEDTRELQCAAPDTVALRTKAGVAGMADLVRSTLRLRPDRIIVGEVRGGEALDMLKAWNTGHPGGIATVHANSARSALYRIEQLVAESIVTVPRRLIADAIDMVVFITGRGSRRRVETLLSVTGLDADGDYAVADLELPTPSNGE, from the coding sequence ATGAGCGGCCCGGAGCATCCCGAATCCCGCAACCGCCGACGCGCCATGTTGCGTACTGCGATGGGACCGGCAATCGGCGCGGCGCTCGCCGACTCCCGCGTGATCGAGATCATGGTCAATCCGGACGGCGCGCTGTGTCTCGACCTGTTCGGCGAGGGGCGGGTGGATACGGGCATCCGGATGGCACCGGCCGAGGTCGAGCGGATCATCCGACTGGTGGCAAGCCATGTCCGCATCGAAGTTCATACCGGGCAGCCGATCGTCTCGGCCGAGCTCCCCGAAAGCGGCGAACGGTTCGAAGGGGTGCTCCCACCCGTTTCCCCTGCACCCTGTTTCGCGATCCGCAAGCCCGCGGCGCGCATCCACACGCTGCTCGACTATGTCGCCGATGGCATCATGACCGCGGATGTCGCGCGGCTGCTATCGATCGCGGTAGTCGAGCGCCGGAACATCGTGGTCGCGGGCGGCACATCGTCGGGCAAGACCACGCTCGCCAACGCGCTGCTCGCCGAGATGGCGCATCTCGGCGAGCGTGTGGTCCTGATCGAGGACACCCGCGAGCTTCAATGCGCGGCGCCCGACACGGTGGCGCTGCGCACCAAAGCCGGCGTTGCCGGCATGGCCGACCTCGTTCGCTCGACGCTGCGGCTGCGGCCCGACCGGATCATCGTCGGCGAGGTGCGGGGCGGCGAGGCGCTCGACATGCTCAAGGCCTGGAACACTGGCCATCCTGGCGGCATCGCCACCGTCCACGCCAATTCCGCCCGCTCCGCGCTCTACCGGATCGAGCAGCTTGTCGCCGAGAGCATCGTCACGGTGCCCCGCCGCCTCATCGCGGATGCGATCGACATGGTGGTGTTCATCACCGGACGTGGCTCCCGAAGACGCGTCGAGACCTTGCTGTCCGTCACCGGCCTCGATGCGGACGGCGACTACGCCGTCGCCGATCTCGAACTTCCCACACCCTCGAATGGAGAATGA
- a CDS encoding ATP-binding protein, with amino-acid sequence MARINLKKFIAEHYKGGVTARDVIREGVTNSIHAGADAITVDLWFDRQPGLFGDEVRNVLEKITITDDGEGFTQDNLNYFDEICTGHKDDIGGKGVGRLAFLKYANRVEVRSQLANELVEFRYTPDFTLDDVQRTASAGRRETTITISELKEKINTQVTKLVNAMCDDLRLLLFLKKQAGRTIAIRFTHNSKQPFPDDFTFSGEAIEAQKTRSFELQGETFDCYLFRDEAPRRGIVAMLCADELCVEEYQISKRFDICRYLISITSTYLNRSSNIERQKLEIPKSDADADMASPISREALMPCIRAECLAMINEAAEGDIEAFKLANVDKLRKYYPFIQIESLSGEAAMLDADEIVRTYRAQQARREDQLVEALEEGRSVAFDDISHLASDDLARFIVHRALVIDSLAKMPRDSAEDVLHNAILRKHSDGSDIRENNVWLVDDKFLSYSNIYSDETLARIVREVGVETESKQRRKPDVAAFFSKDNEGRPNKLVIIEFKKPGADIFENNKALVQCRLYASELVDRIATVREVFAFSVVEIDDEFYKDMKRTGFKDVFSLSERVVYDDFVIGASDDIPLHLYVMPAASLITDAKARNRVFEEVLRFSMDKEMPATGGSRSRRSCETDSQL; translated from the coding sequence ATGGCACGGATCAACCTCAAGAAATTCATCGCCGAGCATTACAAGGGTGGCGTCACCGCCCGGGACGTCATTCGCGAAGGCGTGACCAATTCGATCCATGCCGGTGCCGATGCCATCACCGTAGATCTGTGGTTCGATCGCCAGCCCGGGCTGTTCGGCGACGAAGTGCGCAATGTCCTCGAGAAGATCACAATCACCGATGATGGCGAAGGCTTCACCCAGGACAATCTCAATTATTTCGATGAGATCTGTACCGGTCACAAGGACGATATCGGCGGCAAGGGAGTGGGCCGGCTGGCTTTCCTGAAATATGCCAACCGCGTCGAGGTCCGCAGCCAGCTGGCGAACGAGCTAGTCGAATTTCGCTACACGCCGGATTTCACCCTAGACGACGTCCAGCGGACCGCTTCGGCGGGTCGCCGGGAAACGACGATCACCATCTCGGAGCTCAAGGAGAAGATCAACACCCAGGTCACCAAGCTCGTCAATGCGATGTGCGACGATCTCCGGCTGCTGTTGTTCCTCAAGAAGCAGGCCGGGCGGACCATAGCGATCCGGTTCACGCACAACAGCAAGCAGCCGTTTCCCGACGACTTCACCTTCTCTGGCGAGGCGATCGAGGCGCAAAAGACGCGCTCGTTCGAGCTGCAGGGCGAGACCTTCGACTGCTATCTGTTCCGCGACGAGGCGCCGCGCCGGGGCATTGTCGCGATGCTTTGCGCCGACGAACTGTGCGTCGAGGAATATCAGATCAGCAAACGTTTCGACATCTGCCGCTATCTCATCTCGATCACCTCGACCTATCTCAACCGAAGCTCGAATATCGAGCGGCAGAAGCTTGAAATCCCCAAATCCGATGCCGATGCCGACATGGCTTCGCCGATCAGCCGGGAAGCGCTGATGCCCTGCATCCGTGCGGAATGCCTGGCGATGATCAACGAGGCGGCGGAAGGCGATATCGAGGCGTTCAAGCTCGCGAACGTCGACAAGCTCCGTAAATATTACCCATTCATCCAGATCGAGTCGCTCAGCGGCGAAGCCGCGATGCTCGATGCCGACGAGATCGTGCGCACCTACCGCGCACAGCAGGCGCGGCGCGAAGACCAGCTTGTGGAAGCGCTGGAGGAAGGCCGCAGCGTTGCTTTCGACGACATCTCGCATCTCGCGAGTGACGACCTGGCGCGCTTCATCGTCCACCGCGCGCTGGTCATCGACTCGCTTGCCAAGATGCCGCGCGATTCGGCCGAGGACGTCCTGCACAACGCCATCCTGCGCAAGCACAGCGATGGCAGCGACATCCGCGAGAACAATGTCTGGCTCGTGGACGACAAGTTCCTGTCCTACAGCAACATCTACAGCGACGAGACGCTGGCGCGGATCGTTCGCGAGGTCGGGGTCGAGACCGAGTCGAAGCAGCGGCGCAAGCCGGACGTTGCCGCGTTCTTCTCCAAGGATAACGAGGGCCGCCCGAACAAGCTCGTCATCATCGAGTTCAAGAAGCCAGGCGCTGACATCTTCGAGAACAACAAGGCGTTGGTGCAGTGCCGGCTCTACGCGAGCGAGCTTGTCGATCGCATCGCCACCGTGCGGGAGGTGTTCGCTTTTTCCGTCGTCGAGATCGACGACGAATTTTACAAGGATATGAAGCGCACCGGCTTCAAAGACGTGTTCTCGCTTAGCGAGCGCGTGGTCTATGACGATTTCGTCATCGGCGCCTCGGACGATATCCCGCTGCACCTCTATGTGATGCCGGCCGCCTCGCTTATAACGGATGCCAAGGCGCGCAACCGCGTATTTGAGGAAGTGCTGCGGTTCAGCATGGACAAGGAAATGCCGGCCACGGGCGGGTCGAGGTCGAGACGTTCGTGCGAGACGGACTCGCAGCTGTGA
- a CDS encoding conjugal transfer protein TraG — translation MTPTKLLIGQIFVVFSVVLLGVWAATQWAASMLGYQAELGSPWYVVFGMPVYRPWQLFGWWYHYDAYARTVFDKAGALAAASGFLGCAAAIVGSLWRARQNSQVTTYGSSRWASRREIVGAGLLGDAGVFLGKLGRNYLRHDGPEHVMAFAPTRSGKGVGLVVPTLLSWTGSAVVHDIKGENWTLTAGWRQRFSHCLLFNPTDPRSARYNPLLEVRKGPDEVRDVQNIADILVDPEGALERRSHWEKTSHSLLVGAILHVLYAEEEKTLARVATFLSDPQRSFAHTLRRMMETNHLGTPEQPQVHPVIASAAREVLNKSENERSGVLSTAMSFLGLYRDPTVALTTAACDWRIADLVDGPVPVSLYLVIPPSDISRTKPLVRLVLNQIGRRLTERLEGDPGKSRKHQLLMMLDEFPALGRLDFFETALAFMAGYGIRAFLIAQSLNQISKAYGENNAILDNCHVRVAFSSNDERTAKRISDALGTATELRAQRNYAGHRLAPWLSHVMVSRQETARPLLTPGEVMQLPPADELVLVSGLAPIRARKLRYYEDRNFTSRVLPPPSLDSDDGTYADRPDPRPDDWGGEMRQPNFQLAAQAGEEQAVTPEDEGGLQQQRHPGLEEEQAKAASEPEQAATPDNDDDGDSTADQRAMDQARGLGAIARARAMNSGVEQDQADPDHDPLPSF, via the coding sequence ATGACACCCACCAAGCTTCTCATCGGCCAGATCTTCGTCGTCTTCTCAGTCGTGTTGCTCGGCGTTTGGGCGGCGACACAATGGGCGGCGTCGATGCTCGGCTATCAGGCCGAGCTGGGCAGTCCCTGGTATGTCGTGTTTGGCATGCCGGTCTACCGGCCGTGGCAGCTGTTCGGTTGGTGGTACCATTATGATGCTTATGCGCGCACTGTCTTCGACAAGGCCGGCGCGCTTGCGGCGGCGAGCGGATTCCTCGGCTGCGCGGCTGCCATCGTCGGTTCGCTGTGGCGTGCGCGTCAAAACAGCCAGGTCACCACCTATGGTTCCTCGCGCTGGGCCTCGCGGCGCGAGATCGTCGGTGCCGGATTGTTGGGCGACGCCGGCGTCTTCCTCGGCAAGCTCGGCCGCAACTATCTGCGTCACGACGGCCCCGAGCACGTCATGGCCTTCGCGCCGACCCGTTCGGGCAAAGGTGTCGGTCTGGTGGTACCGACGCTGTTGTCGTGGACAGGCAGCGCCGTGGTGCACGATATCAAGGGTGAGAACTGGACGCTGACGGCAGGTTGGCGGCAGCGCTTCTCGCATTGCCTGCTGTTCAACCCGACGGATCCGCGTTCGGCGCGTTACAACCCGCTGCTCGAAGTCCGCAAAGGACCCGACGAGGTCCGCGATGTGCAGAATATCGCCGACATCCTCGTCGATCCCGAAGGTGCGCTCGAACGCCGTTCGCATTGGGAAAAAACCAGCCACAGCCTGCTCGTCGGCGCGATCCTCCACGTGCTCTATGCCGAAGAGGAAAAGACGCTGGCGCGGGTCGCCACCTTCCTTTCGGATCCCCAACGGAGCTTCGCTCATACGCTGCGGCGAATGATGGAGACCAACCATCTGGGGACGCCGGAGCAGCCGCAGGTCCATCCGGTCATTGCCAGCGCCGCGCGCGAGGTTCTGAACAAGAGCGAAAACGAGCGCTCCGGCGTGCTGTCCACCGCCATGTCCTTCCTCGGCCTCTACCGTGATCCCACGGTGGCGCTCACGACTGCGGCCTGCGACTGGCGGATCGCCGATCTCGTCGACGGACCAGTGCCGGTGTCGCTCTACCTGGTCATCCCGCCGTCCGACATTTCCCGGACGAAGCCGCTGGTCCGCCTTGTGCTGAACCAGATCGGTCGCCGTCTCACCGAACGACTGGAAGGCGATCCAGGCAAGAGCCGCAAGCACCAGCTCCTCATGATGCTCGACGAATTCCCGGCGCTGGGACGGCTCGATTTTTTCGAGACCGCGCTCGCCTTCATGGCCGGCTATGGCATCCGCGCTTTCCTCATCGCCCAGTCACTGAACCAGATCAGCAAGGCTTATGGCGAGAACAACGCCATCCTCGACAATTGCCATGTTCGGGTGGCGTTCTCCTCGAACGACGAGCGAACGGCCAAGCGCATCTCCGATGCGCTCGGTACCGCTACCGAGTTGCGCGCCCAGCGCAATTATGCCGGGCACAGGCTCGCCCCCTGGCTCAGCCATGTCATGGTCAGTCGACAGGAAACCGCGCGGCCGCTGTTGACGCCAGGCGAAGTGATGCAGTTGCCGCCGGCTGACGAGCTGGTCCTCGTCTCGGGGCTGGCGCCAATACGCGCGCGCAAGCTGCGCTATTACGAAGATCGCAATTTCACGTCGCGGGTGCTGCCGCCACCCAGCCTCGACAGTGACGATGGCACTTATGCCGATCGTCCCGACCCGCGGCCCGATGACTGGGGCGGCGAGATGCGGCAACCCAATTTCCAACTCGCCGCGCAAGCTGGTGAAGAACAGGCTGTTACGCCTGAAGACGAGGGCGGTCTTCAGCAGCAGCGTCATCCAGGCCTTGAGGAAGAACAGGCGAAAGCCGCGTCCGAACCGGAACAGGCGGCAACGCCAGACAATGATGATGATGGCGATTCCACCGCCGATCAGCGGGCCATGGACCAAGCACGCGGGCTCGGCGCGATTGCACGGGCTCGGGCGATGAACAGCGGCGTCGAACAGGACCAAGCCGACCCTGACCACGATCCGCTGCCGAGCTTCTGA